The nucleotide window CTAGAGTAATTGAAGGAGACATGAAATGAACTCGGAAGGGACGCCACACGAACAAGAGTGGAGTGAAAGCGAGAGAGAAAAAGGTGTGAGAAATAGTCACAatcattcatttatgaaaaatacCATGATATTTAAGATATAGAACAAGACACAGCATCAATCACATCAAAAGCCATAGTAAAGAGTGGTTGGATTTAtcaatttctttaaaattactAATCCTCAAGCAGAGCCATGTAATTTCCAGATATCAATGTTCAATCAAGAATCAGCCATTTGGATAAACCTATAAATTCCCACCACCACAAAAAATCTCAAGATTTCTCTTCCCACAAAAACCCcatcaaaagaaaaaagcaaaaaagagAAGATCTTCCCAGAAATCTTGTATTACCAGAATCACCATGACTGCTTCTACTTCAGCTTTCTTCTCATCATCAGTTCTCAACATACCCAATTCCAAGAACCAATCCCTCATCATCCCATCTCACAAGAAcatcttaaaccctaaccctttTACCCAAATCAAGATTCATAAATCAAGAAACCCACAAAAGCCAAATGGGTATTTCATTTCTAAGTCTGTTACTGTCGATAACCCCTCCACTGTTTCTTCTACATCTTCGTTGAGTGTAGATGAGGGAGTTGATGAAAAAGATGCTGCGGCAATGGGGAAAGTTGGGTCTAAGGTTAGGGTTACGGTTCCGTTGAAAGTGTATCATGTTCCGAAGGTTCCGGAGTTGGATTTGGATGGGAGAATTGGGACGGTGAAACAGTATGTGGCTGTTCATAAAGGGAAACAAATATCAGCTAATTTGCCTTACAAGGTGGAGTTCGTGGTAGACGATTTGGAAGGACGAAGTACTCCGGTTAAGTTCTCTGCCCACCTTAAGGAAGATGAGTTTGAGTTTCTTGATTGATCCATTTCAGTTTTGATCACAATTTAATTGCTTTTTAATGAACTCTGTGTACttctgaatatatgaaaataatcATGTGTACAAGTATTGTTTTGTGTATCATTTTGTAGAtttcatttttgaaataaaaaaatgctTACTTTAGTTCATCTCTTTGTGTTTCCATTGATTTGATGTTACTGATATTGAATCTCAGACAATGGTGATAAACGTCTAAATTAATACGTAAAAATTCAAAGAGCTAAAGATGATGATACATCATAATGTGTGGTAGTCTAAATAACAATTTGTAAGCAAGAGCAGGAGATAAAGCCAACCATTAGTTGTTTTGCATAGAAGGTTTTAACTGTCTACTCTTGCTTGGATGTTTCTGTTGAGTCCTTTATCTTTTTTCATCTGTAGCTACTCTACTGTTGTAACAACCAGAAATAAATGTGAATTAACTTTTCTTCAACTGTCGTTGAATCTCGAGATTTATTCTTTAGCTTGGTTATGGTTGGGCATGTATTCTTCAAAATAGAGAAACTTACACTCATAGTCTTTATAGGAAATGGTGAGTTAAGCAAGAAGAGTAGGAAGACTTGAAATTGGTGAGAGTTCCAAACTTGTTGGTGTAAATGTTGGTTTTCTCCCATGTGGGTAGCTTGATTTACTAGCCAtggttttattttaaaagactAACTAGTAAAGTAATAATGCAAAAAGAGGAAAACATCAACTGTTAATGAGCTTCCATAGCAGATTAAAATGCTGCATTTCCACGTATTTTTGCTATCTATGGTTTGTTGTGTTCCACTGTGTGCTGAATGAATTTGACACTCTGAGCTATTCGCCTTAGCTGAGGCATGTTTCCTCTATTGAGGAGTGTATGCACTTGCATTTTCATATCAGGCAATTGTAAAGGAAGAAGATATGTTATAATTAGAAGagggaaataaaaaataagaaaaagattaGAATTACACATGATAtacttgtcaaaaaaaaattgtaacaaGATATTAGTATGAAATAATTATGCATTTTATTGTTATTAGAAACTGTAGGTTATTACTCGGAATCTGACAATAGAGTATAGAGAGTAATTTCTGGTACACATTCAGCATCTTCTGGTGCTGCTTTACATTTGAAAAAGGATTACcatattaaaaaagaagaagattagtTTTCTGCAAATCAAATCAAAGACAGATGATCCCTGGCTTAGAGATGTGGAATGAAACAAGTGCTTCCAATTAGGGATATGTCGGTGCAGAGAGCAACAGAATGTAAACCTCAGGTGCGAAGGCATTTACCTTTGTTGATGGCATGTTTGGTATATAGAATTTCTTgcacatttttcaaaaatacactGCATAAGCTAGAGAAGAATCAGTACTTTAACTTCTGGCAATATTGACGGCTTATACCATATTTCTGATCAATATATGACTGCTTCTATCATATTTTCTATATGCATAAGTTAAATCATGCTCCAATGTGTCAAATATACTTTGGACTTGAGGGAATATGCCatttgtggttacttgcatatctaatttactatttttcccAAGGCTTTGGTCTAGTGGTAAGGGCGTAGCATGTGATATGTGGCTAGGCGCACATAACGGGTTCGAACCCTGCCACAAACAAATGCCtgatatttaagtggagaaggggaTGGTCCATTATCCAGCGAGTTTCAAACTGTGTGCCACTAGCACTCGGGGATTTCTcggttattaaaaaaaagaacttaccTTTCGCATTTTTGGCTCTATAAAGTTGCCAAATTCGGTGAGCAGTATGCTCGGTTCAATATCTGAAAAAAACTACCAGCAAGTTTGTTGGTTCACTTAACTTTTACCAGTTAAAATAAAGTTAGTTGTTTCTCTTTGCTGTTTTTGCAATTCCAAATACAGAGAGGTTTATGTTGGAGATAAAGATCTCAAGTAAGATCATCGTGAGGACTTGAATGTGTACTTTTTTTGTTTGCGTTATATAGTTGGAGCATATACGTAAGATTGAAATATCCACTTTGGATAGTGGAGAAGATTTAATGGACCTTTGGAtaaaaaagaagtgaaatttggagggaaaaaaaagtagtatttggaaaaaagttgaaaaatggaATGGAAATTGGAGTTGTGTTATGACATGAATACAACTTGGAAAAATGATCATTTTTTGTGAGTGATTTGGAgtgaaaaaatgtgaaaacagGTATTAGGAGTTTTTCGAATACCGGAATTTATTCCGGCAAAAAACTGAAAACTACCCACGGACAAATGGGCCCTTAGGAAAGCGAAGCTTGCTTGCAAGTTCCATTAATTTCATATGCAACCATTCCTATCCCcaaatatgtttttcaaaaaatttgtgcTAGAGCAGATGCTAGCTCTGAAAATTTGTCTGTAAGTTGTAGTATGGTGAACTTACAATATATTTTGCCTTGAAGTAGCTGTTCATAATGTGCTCTTGCTAGTTTCCCTGATTGTTAGGATTGCTACAGTAAAGAACAAAGAATGGTTGTGTTAACTACTGAAGCTTTAGATGTAGAGTCTTAACTATATATTGTTGAGACATTCATACTGTTGTTGTATGTGCTCATCCATTGATATATAAGATACATATATGAATGAGCCTGCTGTTTCATGGTTAACTAAGCAGTAAAGAGTGGATTGTCTGTATGGTGTTCCAGTTTCCACCTCCTTTTTTCCATCTTGGTACTGCCATTGTCACGTCACATATGTCATGGTAGGtttaatacaacaacaataacaattatatctCGATTCAAAGCTAGTTGGGGCTTGCTACATGAATCTGCTATATTCATCATGCATGctcaataattttttgtaaGACAAATTAGGTATACTCTAAAATTAGAGACTATCTAAATCTCACACTTATCCCTGCACTGATAACTAATCTAAGTGCATGAGTAACAAGTAACCTAAGAATACCTTACTTTTATTGTGTTATGTTCTTCACTAAGCTCATATGGAGATTATAGGTATTTTGTGGCGATTCCTCTCCATGTCGTTGTATGTTTATCTTATCCTTTCTTTTCACCTTTTATCGTCACAGTCGTATGTGGAGGTCTGTTTTAAGACGTGATCATACCATCTGAGTTGCACCTTGTGTTCGATTGTGGTCATTTCTTGTcctgtttgattttttttctggTAGCACGCACATCCATCTTAACATTCATATTTTGTGTTGCTCATCTTATGGGGACATGTTAAACCTTAGAGGCCAAATTGCTGGTCTCATTCATGATTATCTGGTAAAGCTGCTTTTACTTTGCATAGGTATCTTCATGTTGCATATAATCTCTTGAAGTATCATATAGAAAGTTTATATGTGCAGTTGCAGAAGCAGTTGTTAATAACGTCAGTGGTAGAGTGAGTTCAAAATTCAGATGGACATTGCGTGTTACGTCCTTACCACTGAATTAAAGTCTAGTGAGTATTAATTGGGTAACTATTACGTAGATCGATGGTCCAAATTCCAATACCTAACCTACTATTCTAATTAATTCAGTTTCATGTCACGTAGAGTTCATGGTCAATGATCAAATCCGTTTgcacaaaaattcaaaatgattatctttttatatacatcaaaagGCTATTTCAATAAGGTGATATATAAGAtggataaaaataattcaacccTTTTACATCAAGGGACATTTTCTCATCTAACCCACTATTATAATTAATTCAGTAGAGTTAATTGTCAATGATCAAACCCACTCGTACAAGCCATTAACTTATTGCCACTTTGTCCTTTGATTTTGTACCAAACTACGAAAAATTGATAACCACTAGTTTGATTGAATATTAAGCaattaaatagaaataattgaacCAAAACGAATTGACCATTAATCACTTTGTATCTTCTCGTATATGTATATACTTCCTCTGATTTAAAAtgattatcatattttatttttcgatagtcaatttaattaatttagaaagttaaatttgatgtttaaaaatttaaatttaaatattaaaaaactcTAAGAAAAATACTTTACTTTTTCGATGTTTGgcacatttttgccaaaacAAAGGTGAACGTTTTTTCCTTTAAATTGTTCATCAtactttttcctttaattaGCATAATTGGTGGAATTTTGACTTTGCCAAACAGTTTTCACATTTTCTTCATGCCATTGGTAGCAGTATCGTAATGGAatgtttcaaaaaatattttaatctttgCTGACTTGGTCATCACAAATGATAAATTTAAGCCATTTATTACAGGGCATATATGTACTGCTCTCTAcgtccccaaaaaaaaaaaaagattttttaagtccaaaataacaaaaatataatattcgaAGTTCAAAGATGTGCTCCCTCATTCTACTATACATGTCCACTTATTCTTGTTCtgtttgaaaaatcaaaagaaaatgtattattttatacctACTTTACTCTTATGACCTATTTGGCTTCAAGAATACTTGGGAAAAACTTAAAAAGTTGTGTTTGGTCATACAACTCGGCAAATATATTCGTCAAATATCTCAAGTTTCAAggtactagaaaaaactagtatgcGGGTCAAGTTCCtatatttagaaatttttaaaaaattcaaaaattactcCAAATAAGtatgtcaattattgttttcttaataagtgtgtcaatttaaaagtggataagtaattagggatactaaatatttcataaatttattctGTTTGGGGGGTTAAAACTGAAGAATTGTTATTAGCTaggaaacaaattgtaagagaAAATTGAGCCAAATGTAATTTGAAGGGTTATTATATGGAGTATCTTAGAAGGAAAGATAACTTGTCtcccctattttttttttatcttttgaagtgaaagaaataaaagacagtatttataaagtaattataattttttggtatttcttaatttattaaaagagAGTATTTTTACTTTTCGTCAAATATATTgacaaattatgtatttaaattGAAGTAAAACTTTGAAaacaaatatgttttttttaacttaacATGAGCTCGTATTTATATCCTCCAACTTTGAGGATTTGTCAATATCCCTTCTAATTGTTGGGTTCACGTAGATGATGTGtataaatagatatttaaattatataatgtTGAACGAATAGAAACATGTGGTCTATTGACACCATGTTGTGTGTTTACTTATTCCACTCTATACAAAATTAATGGTCTACTTATATACATCTAAAATTGAAGGACAAAAATACTAATCGAGTTCAAATTAAATGACATGCTTATCTATTGTACCACTGATTTAATTTTCTACTTAAATGATAgtgttagaattttttttgatttcCCATCCGGTGTTCGGAGCCCACATTGAAGCTCCGACTAAATTTGAATCGTGTTGTCCATTCGGGATGGCACTCCcaacaaatttttttcatatccaaggttcgaactcgagacctctgattaagaGTGAATCACCACTCCCATCattgcaccacaacccatgttggtatAGTGTTAGAATTtatttcaagaagaaaaaatagaaaaggggAAATGAAACCATGGATGGAACATTGTATTTTTTGTCAAATACACATAGAACAGAGAATACCCATATTCCATAGTGAGTCAACTGATGAGATCCTCCATTTTATTAGCCAACAAGATTACTCACCATAGAGAAAAGATCGGTTTTTTATCCCCCTTTGAAGTCAATTCTATAATTCTTGTCACAAACCCTAAATTCTCTACAATTTCTTGATTGCAATTCAACTCTGTTTGGTCGTGATCCTTTAGATTCTTGAGACACGACGAAATAGGTAAAAATATTGGCATTCCTTGCTTTATTTCATATGGGTTTTTCAAGGTCAATGGTTTCTTTATCTTGTCATTGGTTTTCTGTAAAGAATgttctttttttggtttctaATGAATACCCATTATTGGATATGTGATTTGGAGGTAATCTATgtggttttgtaattttttctgTGGGTTTTGGCATGTTGGGGTTTGTTAGGTGGGAATGTTGGTTTGTTTATGAAATCTTGTTGATGCCTTTTGTTGTTTTGGTCTGTATCTTTGTTGCTTTGCCTATTAGTTCAAACTTTATATTCATATGATTTTTAATGTTGAGCTTGTTGTGTCTGGGGTTTTGAATCCTGTAATGTATTAGTATAACAGATTGTCAACTGAATTTTGATGGAAATATTTCGTAATTAGTACTGACTATAATGATAGACGGACGAAAAGAGTAAGCGTTTTTGGTAGGTAGTAAGAACTAAGAACAACGCCTGATAATGAGGTATCTTGTCAAgaaagtttgaattttgttaGCTCCAAGAGAAGGCCAAGTTTAATCAGTTTGATTATATTCAGGGTTTACTAGTGCTGTAACTGCTGTTTGGGATATCATCTAATCATGGGCCAAGTTCACTTGCAGTACAATTTTTGACTACTGAGGAAAGACTGTTTCTCTGAATTCAGCGTATTCAGGGGTTATGATTTCGTGTTTGAGTTGTTAGACTCTTCTTTCCTGTTCCTTGTTGTCTGGCTCTTGTACTTCATTCTCCTCCGTCTCAGACAATTCTCCATTTTAATGTTAACTGGCGAATTCTCTGAACAAGCTTATCGTATGTAAATTATTTGGTGAGTATATCTAAATTACCAACATGAACTATTAGGTTGAATAAAGACAATGCATGGATTGTGGAAACTTAGGTGCAACAAGTTGCTACTTTGTTTTGTTTGCTGTTGGTCTTCTTATGCTTGTTCTATTTGTCTACAGTACTGTTGAATTGGTTGAGATCTAACTGTACTATGATTTATTCTAGTGCAGAACGGACCAGTTACACCCTTTGACCAGCAGTACCAggaacaataattttttaaattgatcgTTGATTCAGTATGCCATGGGTTTTGATAGTTGGAGAAGTTCAccacaaagttatttgttccaAAGGGAGTTAAGTCTGCTGACATCTGTAGCCTCTGAGATGATGAATTTCCAATGACTCTCTTGATGATTATACTGGTTTTGAGTAATTTCAGGGCTACAATGATTTGCTGATCTAATCATGAAGAATATGGGATTGAGATTTGTGCAAGTTCTTTTATTCTTTCTGTTTGTATCAGCTTTGATTTCTTATGTTACAGCTGCATCTGAAGAAGTGAGTGTACAAAGGGTAATAACTGCTCCTCTAAAGAATGTCCGAACCAATATAATTGATGGCTCTGGTAAAGAATATGGTATTGATTCTGTCAGTATGGATGGTAAAGGCGAATGGACAGGTGATAACACCAGAGTGTCTGTTTCAACAGTTGCATTGTTCACTTTGGCAATGGCTGCGGCTAGTGGTTTGGGTGCAGTACCATTTTTCTTTGTAGAGCTGGATCCTCAATGGTCGGGAGTATGCAATGGAATGGCTGCTGGAGTGATGTTGGCAGCGAGCTTTGACCTTATTCAGGAAGGACAGGAACATGGAAGTGGTGGATGGGTTGTGTCTGGTATTTTGGCCGGTGGTATCTTCATATTGCTTTGTAAGAAGGTGAACACCCTAGTTTCCCACTTTCTTGTTGTCCAGTTTTCATCCTTCAATTAGTTTTATATCATATCTGCTATTGAATaacattaaataattttatcatcATCTCTAATATCATGTATTTTTGCGACTATTAATctagataaaaatggaaaatggttCATGAGTAAGTGCAAGCTTAATACATGGCATGTGCTGCTGGTCTTTCAGTATCTTTGActtgttatttttcaaattctatGGGGCTGCAATGTTTATTAGCTTTCCCACTATTTTCAACTTCAGAGTACTTATGATCAAAACAAAATTAcatttctctaaaaaaatttgtttgatCAATAGGAAGTTGCGGGATCCTACTTTCAAACTTCTTCTGGATATCCTAGCTTCAACTTTCTTGCAAGTTAGTGTCTTGAAACAGTATCTGTTCTTGAAGGAAATTCATGAACGTCCacctttattttgattttagtcGTTTTTTATTCTAAGAAACACATGCACGACGTTCCTTTGATTGGGGACTTTCCAGACACATCTGATAAAACTTTACTGTTCCACTCTCCAGGTCAATGTTGTCCATGATTCCATGTAGTAGGTTTAGTTCATGTATAATGTTTTCTTGGCAGTTGCTATCTCTAAAGGAAAGAACTCTACTTTGTAAGCATGGCAATATTGGAATTTAGAGGTTTCAGATCAAACCGATATCTGTTGATATAGGAAATTTGTAAATGGGCaactctattaaaaaaaatctaaatgtACATTACTTCTCCTTACATTTAAGTTTTTATTCCCAATCACTGCCcttcaaaaacatatatactatGTTGCTTGGATAAGGATGTCCACTACGTCTCctttcttttaagtttttattCTCGAGCTTTCCATGTATTTCTTTGCTTATGGACTAGGCGTAATTTTAATCTTTAGTCTTAGTTTATCAATGAAGAGAATCACTATGCATTCTAAAGGGGATGACTGAGTGGTTGAGGTTTAGGAGTAACTGTTGAGATTTCTGGCTTGAATTCCAACAAAATGTACTTAGTATGAGCCATATGGACAAATTTCCCGTGTATGTATGATGTCGCAGGCTGTTCGTGGATTACTAGAGGTGTGCATGAGCTAGCTTGACCACtacctttataaaaaaaaagttaaaaccaaagaacaaaagaaatgaaTGACTATGCTTTAGCTACAATTATTAAGATTTAGCAGAATATATAGTGTTCTAGCTAATATTCCTTCATTGAAGTACGCTATTCATATATCTTATCTCTTGAGTGGGATGGAATTTGCAAACTAAATTTACAACTTAATGTTGACTTCCATATTGGGAATTTGGAGGTGCTGGTAATGGGTCTTATGGAGTTAAGTAGAGAAGCTACTGCTTTTCAGTTCCAGTCATTCTGTTGTGTGGATATCAAATGTAGTGTGTTGTGTTAATTGTTTCTAATTTCTATTTACTGAAGGACATTATAAAAACCTTTTGGCGTTACTAGCGAATGCTAGTCGTATTAGCTTGATCTGCTGGCTGAGTTTAGGATTCTTAGTCTCTTTTGCATTTGAAGTAAACCTAATTCTGTTAATTTTTTGTGCATAACTCTTGTTACTCTTGCATAGTTTGACAAGTTTCGTCATTCCCACTTTGCAATTCCTCATGTTGTTTCTGTGCTCATATTCAGTTTCTTGAACAATATGGTGAAGTAAGTATGCTGGACATT belongs to Solanum stenotomum isolate F172 chromosome 1, ASM1918654v1, whole genome shotgun sequence and includes:
- the LOC125853524 gene encoding ferredoxin-thioredoxin reductase, variable chain-like, giving the protein MTASTSAFFSSSVLNIPNSKNQSLIIPSHKNILNPNPFTQIKIHKSRNPQKPNGYFISKSVTVDNPSTVSSTSSLSVDEGVDEKDAAAMGKVGSKVRVTVPLKVYHVPKVPELDLDGRIGTVKQYVAVHKGKQISANLPYKVEFVVDDLEGRSTPVKFSAHLKEDEFEFLD